A genome region from Eschrichtius robustus isolate mEscRob2 chromosome 4, mEscRob2.pri, whole genome shotgun sequence includes the following:
- the CFAP184 gene encoding cilia- and flagella-associated protein 184: protein MDDRSDHTGDPEKEDGDVESLASRLSGIKTSSGPQSPAEPAEPEPEAVEASEEGAEPAESQERPAATEVADEKGPGEPEWPAEAEAEAEPGDLAEAGPEEPAKPEPEGGPEEPEKEEWEEKEEWEEEEDEDEEEAEVAAEPRRKEIPSQVSLQQATAGKEEAAPDREAEREGQLAEEGEESEESEKKLVQGGLGKTEDELGDLDEGLELGSCDWTEEVQTQQEQQLRAELLEQYRSLMVARGRYQRYNIYLQHKIFEALRKKKGLDAAEVPEKGAEPEAPEKEQAYLRHLAMLEDLRKQESDDLRWYHRELDQLKQQCKEKLSRAEKEWRRLQALKKQVVMQAMGSCRTRGGRQAALREVEQIQALEDKKEKEISAVRLENVQLKQSLVHFENRMRAQEDLTEGLLLIDFEQLKIENQTFNEKVEERNEELLKLRSKVTNNVQIITHVKEKLHFVDIENACKKSDLMEIETQVALKRDILTKTKQARDSLRIDNIKLNQKCGLLGKEALLRDMEEKVDRTAELNQRLEALKHHHAGLILSCRGVKQKIREAKAFLPS from the coding sequence atggacgACCGCTCCGACCACACTGGCGACCCCGAGAAGGAAGATGGAGATGTGGAGAGCCTGGCCTCACGGCTGTCCGGGATCAAAACCAGCTCTGGCCCCCAGTCCCCGGCCGAACCCGCGGAGCCGGAGCCGGAGGCCGTAGAGGCTTCAGAGGAGGGCGCCGAGCCGGCCGAGTCCCAGGAACGGCCGGCTGCCACCGAGGTTGCTGACGAGAAGGGGCCCGGAGAGCCGGAGTGGCCGGCCGAGGCCGAGGCGGAGGCCGAGCCAGGGGACCTGGCGGAGGCCGGGCCTGAGGAGCCAGCCAAGCCGGAGCCCGAAGGCGGCCCCGAGGAACCAGAGAAGGAGgagtgggaggagaaggaggagtgggaggaggaggaggacgaggacgaGGAGGAGGCGGAGGTGGCGGCGGAGCCGAGGAGGAAGGAAATCCCATCGCAGGTCTCTCTGCAGCAGGCCACGGCCGGCAAGGAAGAGGCTGCGCCAGATCGAGAGGCTGAGCGGGAAGGACAGCTGGcggaggaaggagaagagagcgAGGAGAGCGAGAAGAAGCTCGTGCAAGGAGGCCTGGGGAAGACCGAGGACGAGCTGGGGGATTTGGACGAGGGGCTAGAGCTTGGGAGTTGCGATTGGACTGAGGAGGTGCAGACGCAGCAGGAGCAGCAGCTGCGCGCCGAGCTCCTGGAACAGTACCGCTCCCTGATGGTGGCGCGAGGCCGCTACCAGCGCTACAACATCTACCTGCAGCACAAGATCTTCGAGGCGCTGCGCAAGAAGAAGGGCCTGGATGCAGCCGAGGTGCCCGAGAAGGGCGCGGAGCCTGAGGCCCCCGAGAAAGAGCAAGCATACCTACGCCATCTGGCCATGCTGGAGGATCTGAGGAAGCAGGAGTCAGATGACCTGCGCTGGTACCACCGCGAGCTGGACCAGCTGAAGCAGCAGTGCAAAGAGAAGCTCTCCCGGGCGGAGAAGGAATGGCGACGCTTGCAGGCACTCAAGAAGCAGGTGGTGATGCAGGCCATGGGCAGCTGTCGGACGAGGGGTGGTCGCCAGGCCGCTCTGCGAGAGGTGGAGCAGATCCAGGCGTTGGAGgataagaaggagaaggagataaGCGCCGTGAGGCTAGAGAAcgtgcagctgaagcagagtttggTGCATTTTGAAAACAGGATGAGGGCCCAGGAGGACCTGACAGAGGGCCTGCTCCTGATAGATTTTGAACAGCTTAAGATTGAGAACCAGACCTTCAATGAGAAAGTCGAGGAGCGAAATGAGGAACTTTTGAAACTGCGCAGCAAGGTGACCAACAATGTGCAAATAATAACCCATGTGAAGGAAAAGTTACACTTTGTGGACATAGAAAATGCGTGTAAAAAGTCAGACCTTATGGAGATTGAGACTCAGGTGGCCCTAAAGAGGGACATCTTGACCAAGACTAAGCAAGCCCGAGACAGCCTGCGGATTGACAACATCAAGCTGAATCAGAAGTGCGGGCTTCTGGGCAAGGAAGCACTCCTTCGGGACATGGAAGAGAAGGTGGACAGGACTGCAGAGCTCAACCAGCGCTTGGAAGCCCTGAAGCACCATCACGCTGGGCTTATTCTGTCCTGCAGAGGCGTGAAGCAGAAGATCAGGGAGGCCAAAGCCTTTCTGCCTTCTTGA